In Massilia antarctica, the following are encoded in one genomic region:
- the pyrC gene encoding dihydroorotase, which yields MSTIDTLQSLTITRPDDWHLHLRDGAALASVLPHSARQFARAIVMPNLKPPVTTTAMAQAYRERILAALPAGMRFEPLMTLYLTDNTDPDEIRRAQDSGFVHAVKLYPAGATTNSDAGVTDLTRCYRTLEVMQEVGMPFLVHGEVTDQDIDLFDREAVFIERVMRPLRRDMPELKIVFEHITTKDAAQYVAEADGPIAATITAHHLLYNRNEIFKGGIRPHYYCLPVLKREEHRLALMTAATSGDERFFLGTDSAPHAVGAKETSCGCAGCYTALHAMEMYTEAFERAGALDKLEAFASFHGPDFYELPRNTEQVTLKREAWTLPQTVPMADGSLVPLNGGEQINWKLL from the coding sequence ATGTCCACCATCGATACCCTCCAGAGCCTGACCATCACCCGTCCCGACGACTGGCACCTCCACCTGCGCGACGGCGCCGCGCTGGCCAGCGTGCTGCCGCACAGCGCGCGCCAGTTCGCCCGCGCCATCGTCATGCCCAACCTGAAGCCGCCGGTGACCACCACCGCCATGGCGCAGGCTTACCGCGAGCGCATCCTGGCCGCGCTGCCGGCCGGCATGCGCTTCGAGCCGCTGATGACGCTCTACCTGACCGATAACACCGACCCGGACGAAATCCGGCGCGCCCAGGACAGCGGCTTTGTCCACGCCGTCAAGCTGTACCCGGCCGGCGCCACCACCAATTCCGACGCCGGCGTGACCGACCTGACGCGCTGCTATAGGACGCTCGAAGTGATGCAGGAAGTCGGCATGCCCTTCCTGGTGCACGGCGAAGTGACCGACCAGGACATCGACCTGTTCGACCGCGAGGCGGTTTTCATCGAGCGCGTCATGCGCCCGCTGCGGCGCGACATGCCCGAGCTCAAAATCGTGTTCGAGCACATCACCACCAAGGACGCGGCCCAGTACGTGGCCGAAGCCGACGGCCCGATCGCCGCCACCATCACCGCGCATCACCTGCTGTACAACCGCAACGAGATCTTCAAGGGCGGCATTCGTCCCCATTACTACTGCCTGCCGGTGCTCAAGCGCGAAGAACACCGCCTGGCGCTGATGACGGCGGCCACCAGTGGCGACGAGCGTTTTTTCCTGGGTACCGACTCGGCCCCGCACGCGGTGGGCGCCAAGGAAACCTCGTGCGGCTGCGCCGGCTGCTACACCGCGCTGCACGCGATGGAGATGTACACCGAAGCCTTCGAGCGCGCCGGTGCGCTCGACAAGCTGGAAGCATTCGCCAGCTTCCACGGTCCCGATTTCTACGAACTGCCGCGCAATACCGAGCAAGTCACGCTCAAGCGCGAAGCCTGGACCCTGCCGCAAACCGTGCCGATGGCCGACGGCAGCCTGGTACCGCTCAACGGCGGCGAGCAGATTAACTGGAAACTGCTGTAA